One Falsarthrobacter nasiphocae DNA segment encodes these proteins:
- the carA gene encoding glutamine-hydrolyzing carbamoyl-phosphate synthase small subunit, with the protein MTNTSLHTAAAAGREDEAVLVLEDGTVYRGRAYGARGETLGEIVFSTGMTGYQETLTDPSYAQQIIVQTAPHIGNTGVNDDDAESRRMWAAGYVVRDPARRPSNWRSQRTLDEDLVRDGIVGISGVDTRAITRHLREHATMRAGVFSGEALTGDVAGLIERVRQAPEMSGARLADTVTAESAYVVEPADHGWEGEPRFTVAAIDLGIKAMTPARMAERGIRVHVLPASSTLEDVLAVRPDGFFMSNGPGDPETATEQVALLREVLAQGIPYFGICFGNQILGRALGFGTYKLPYGHRGINQPVKDLRTGRVEITSQNHGFAVDAPVGEAVQAPHGDFGAVRVSHVSLNDDVVEGLECLDIPAFSVQYHPEAAAGPHDAAYLFDRFAELMGSASTREQGK; encoded by the coding sequence ATGACCAACACCAGCCTGCACACCGCGGCTGCCGCGGGCCGCGAGGACGAGGCCGTCCTCGTCCTCGAAGACGGCACCGTCTACCGCGGCCGCGCCTACGGCGCCCGCGGCGAGACCCTCGGCGAGATCGTCTTCTCCACCGGCATGACCGGGTACCAGGAGACGCTCACGGACCCCTCCTACGCCCAGCAGATCATCGTCCAGACGGCCCCGCACATCGGCAACACGGGAGTCAATGACGACGACGCCGAGTCCCGCCGCATGTGGGCCGCCGGCTACGTCGTCCGCGACCCAGCGCGCCGTCCCTCGAACTGGCGGTCGCAGCGCACCCTCGACGAGGACCTCGTGCGCGACGGCATCGTCGGGATCTCCGGCGTGGACACTCGCGCCATCACCCGCCACCTGCGGGAGCACGCGACGATGCGCGCCGGCGTCTTCTCCGGCGAGGCGCTCACGGGCGACGTCGCGGGCCTCATCGAGCGCGTCCGCCAGGCCCCCGAGATGAGCGGGGCCCGCCTCGCCGACACGGTGACGGCCGAGAGCGCGTACGTCGTCGAGCCCGCCGACCACGGCTGGGAGGGGGAGCCTCGCTTCACCGTCGCCGCCATCGACCTCGGCATCAAGGCCATGACGCCCGCGCGCATGGCCGAGCGCGGCATCCGCGTTCACGTCCTCCCGGCGTCCTCGACGCTTGAGGACGTCCTCGCCGTCCGCCCGGACGGGTTCTTCATGTCCAACGGCCCGGGCGACCCCGAGACGGCGACCGAGCAGGTGGCCCTCCTGCGCGAGGTCCTCGCGCAGGGCATCCCGTACTTCGGCATCTGCTTCGGCAACCAGATCCTGGGCCGCGCGCTCGGCTTCGGCACCTACAAGCTCCCGTATGGCCACCGGGGCATCAACCAGCCCGTCAAGGACCTGCGCACGGGGCGCGTGGAGATCACGTCCCAGAACCACGGGTTCGCCGTGGACGCGCCCGTCGGCGAGGCCGTCCAGGCGCCTCACGGCGATTTCGGGGCGGTCCGCGTCTCCCACGTGAGCCTCAACGACGACGTCGTCGAGGGGCTCGAGTGCCTCGACATCCCCGCCTTCTCCGTCCAGTACCACCCGGAGGCCGCCGCCGGTCCGCACGACGCGGCGTACCTCTTCGACCGTTTCGCTGAGCTCATGGGCTCGGCCTCGACCCGCGAACAGGGGAAGTAA
- a CDS encoding dihydroorotase, with translation MTGSASSSTSQFGPAEGRILVRGAKVLGGEAQDILVVDGLIAEVAPAGSLEAGEGARVIEAEGLVALPGFVDLHTHLREPGKEAAETVLTGTQAAAKGGYTAVFAMANSTPVADSAGVVEQVFTAAKNAGWAEVRPVGAVTKGLAGAQLADLGAMADSRAQVRMFSDDGMCVHDAAIMRRALEYVKAFDGFVAQHAQEPRLTEGAQMNEGEMSATLGLPGWPAVAEEAIIARDVLLADHVGSRLHVCHVSTAGSVEIIRWAKERGIAVTAEVTPHHLLLTDELVESFNPVYKVNPPLRTSKDVHALRQAVADGVIDVIGTDHAPHTESSKSCEWSQAAMGMTGLETALSVVVASLVETGLAGWDRVAEIMSTTPARIGGLADQGQPLEAGSAANIVLVDPSASRTIDAAAMATKGRNSPFHGMTLPAAVVATIFHGHPTVLDGELATAHPASGGRA, from the coding sequence ATGACCGGCTCCGCATCTTCGTCCACCTCCCAGTTCGGGCCCGCCGAGGGCCGCATCCTCGTCCGTGGCGCCAAGGTCCTCGGGGGCGAGGCGCAGGACATCCTCGTGGTCGACGGGCTCATCGCCGAGGTGGCGCCCGCCGGCTCGCTTGAGGCGGGGGAGGGGGCGCGGGTCATCGAGGCCGAGGGGCTCGTCGCGCTCCCCGGGTTCGTCGACCTCCACACCCATTTGCGGGAGCCCGGCAAGGAGGCCGCCGAGACGGTCCTCACGGGCACCCAGGCCGCGGCCAAGGGCGGATACACGGCCGTCTTCGCCATGGCCAACTCGACCCCCGTCGCCGACTCCGCCGGCGTCGTCGAGCAGGTCTTCACGGCCGCCAAGAACGCCGGCTGGGCCGAGGTCCGCCCGGTGGGGGCCGTGACCAAGGGCCTCGCGGGCGCCCAGCTCGCGGACCTCGGAGCCATGGCGGACTCCCGCGCCCAGGTGCGGATGTTCTCCGACGACGGCATGTGTGTGCACGACGCCGCGATCATGCGCCGCGCCCTCGAGTACGTCAAGGCATTCGATGGCTTCGTCGCCCAGCACGCCCAGGAGCCGCGCCTCACCGAGGGCGCCCAGATGAACGAGGGCGAGATGTCCGCGACCCTCGGCCTCCCGGGGTGGCCGGCCGTCGCCGAAGAGGCGATCATCGCTCGGGACGTGCTCCTCGCCGACCACGTCGGCTCCCGCCTGCACGTGTGCCACGTGTCGACGGCCGGCTCGGTGGAGATCATCCGCTGGGCCAAGGAGCGAGGCATCGCGGTCACGGCGGAGGTCACGCCGCACCACCTGCTCCTGACGGACGAGCTCGTGGAGAGCTTCAACCCGGTCTACAAGGTCAACCCGCCGCTGCGCACCTCAAAGGACGTCCACGCCCTCCGCCAGGCCGTGGCGGACGGCGTCATCGACGTCATCGGCACGGATCACGCCCCGCACACGGAGAGCTCCAAGTCCTGCGAGTGGTCGCAGGCGGCCATGGGCATGACGGGCCTGGAGACGGCGCTCAGCGTCGTCGTCGCCTCCCTCGTCGAGACCGGTCTGGCGGGCTGGGACCGCGTCGCCGAGATCATGTCGACGACGCCGGCGCGGATCGGCGGCCTGGCCGACCAGGGGCAGCCGCTCGAGGCGGGCTCCGCCGCGAACATCGTCCTCGTCGACCCGTCGGCCTCGCGCACGATCGACGCCGCCGCCATGGCGACGAAGGGCCGCAACTCGCCGTTCCACGGCATGACGCTGCCGGCCGCCGTCGTGGCGACGATCTTCCACGGACACCCCACCGTGCTGGACGGCGAGCTCGCGACGGCGCACCCCGCCTCAGGCGGGCGCGCCTGA
- the gmk gene encoding guanylate kinase, with protein MADHSAEAGSITVLAGPTAVGKGTVSTFVRENYPEVSLSVSATTRAPRPGEEDGVHYHFLSHEQFDSYIEEGAFLEWATVHGLNKYGTLKHTVEAAARAGQKVLLEIDLQGARQVREALPGAHFVFLAPPSWDELVRRLVGRGTESPEEQQRRLETARLELAAESEFDQTIVNEHVETAAAELVQSMGITPRTA; from the coding sequence ATGGCGGACCACAGCGCCGAGGCAGGCAGCATCACCGTACTCGCGGGACCCACGGCCGTGGGCAAGGGGACGGTGTCCACGTTTGTGCGGGAGAACTACCCCGAGGTCTCGCTCTCTGTGTCGGCCACGACGCGCGCGCCCCGCCCGGGCGAGGAGGACGGCGTCCACTACCACTTCCTCTCCCACGAGCAGTTCGACTCGTACATCGAGGAGGGCGCCTTCCTCGAGTGGGCCACGGTCCACGGCCTCAACAAGTACGGCACCCTGAAGCACACGGTGGAGGCGGCGGCCCGGGCCGGGCAGAAGGTCCTGTTGGAGATCGACCTCCAGGGCGCCCGCCAGGTTCGCGAGGCTCTCCCCGGGGCACACTTCGTCTTTCTGGCACCGCCCTCGTGGGACGAACTCGTCCGCCGCCTTGTGGGGCGCGGCACGGAATCGCCGGAAGAGCAGCAGCGCCGCCTCGAAACGGCTAGACTGGAACTCGCTGCCGAGTCCGAGTTCGATCAGACGATCGTCAACGAGCACGTCGAGACCGCAGCCGCTGAACTTGTCCAGAGCATGGGGATCACACCGCGCACCGCGTAG
- the metK gene encoding methionine adenosyltransferase, whose translation MTPTSNPTVSGAQPLRLFTSESVTAGHPDKICDQISDAILDALLEKDPNSRVAVETMATTGLVHVAGEVTTEAYVEIPQIVRDTILSIGYDSSANGFDGARCGVSVSIGQQSPQIFEGVFNSRESRLGQALDPRDAQGAGDQGIMFGYAVDETDVLMPAPIHLAHLLSEQLTRVRENGTLGYLRPDGKTQVTIGYDGDRPVSVETVVVSTQHAQDGDLARLEGDIREAVINPVLQRAAEAQGLDVSDVKHIVNPGGPFVIGGPVGDAGLTGRKIIVDTYGGMARHGGGAFSGKDPSKVDRSAAYAMRWVAKNIVAAGLARRAELQVAYAIGQAAPVGIYVETFGTETVDPTRIERAVREVFDLRPLGIIEDLDLKRPIYRQTAAHGHFGRQGADFTWEQTNRVDELRRAVGA comes from the coding sequence GTGACCCCTACTTCAAACCCCACTGTCTCCGGCGCGCAGCCTCTGCGGCTCTTCACCTCCGAGTCCGTCACGGCCGGGCATCCTGACAAGATCTGTGACCAGATCAGCGATGCCATCCTCGACGCACTCCTCGAGAAGGACCCCAACTCGCGGGTCGCCGTCGAGACGATGGCCACGACGGGCCTCGTGCACGTGGCCGGAGAGGTCACGACCGAGGCCTACGTGGAGATCCCGCAGATCGTCCGCGACACGATCCTCTCCATCGGCTACGACTCCTCCGCCAACGGTTTCGACGGCGCCCGCTGCGGCGTCTCGGTCTCGATCGGGCAGCAGTCCCCGCAGATCTTCGAGGGCGTCTTCAACTCGCGCGAGTCCCGCCTGGGCCAGGCTCTCGACCCGCGAGACGCGCAGGGCGCGGGGGACCAGGGCATCATGTTCGGCTACGCCGTCGACGAGACGGACGTGCTCATGCCCGCCCCCATCCACCTGGCGCACCTGCTCAGCGAGCAGCTGACCCGCGTCCGCGAGAACGGCACCCTCGGGTACCTCCGCCCAGACGGCAAGACCCAGGTGACCATCGGCTACGACGGGGACCGTCCCGTCTCCGTCGAGACCGTCGTCGTCTCGACCCAGCACGCGCAGGACGGGGACCTTGCCCGCCTTGAGGGGGACATTCGCGAGGCCGTCATCAACCCTGTGCTTCAGCGAGCGGCGGAGGCCCAGGGCCTCGACGTCTCGGACGTCAAGCACATCGTCAACCCCGGCGGGCCGTTCGTCATCGGCGGGCCCGTGGGAGACGCCGGTCTGACCGGCCGCAAGATCATCGTCGACACGTACGGCGGCATGGCCCGCCACGGCGGCGGCGCGTTCTCCGGCAAGGACCCGAGCAAGGTGGACCGCTCGGCCGCGTACGCGATGCGCTGGGTGGCGAAGAACATCGTCGCCGCGGGCCTCGCGCGCCGGGCCGAGCTCCAGGTCGCCTACGCCATCGGCCAGGCCGCCCCCGTGGGCATCTACGTCGAGACGTTCGGCACGGAGACCGTGGACCCGACCCGGATCGAGCGCGCCGTGCGCGAGGTGTTCGACCTCCGCCCCCTCGGCATCATCGAGGACCTCGACCTCAAGCGCCCCATCTACCGTCAGACGGCGGCCCACGGCCACTTCGGCCGCCAGGGCGCGGACTTCACGTGGGAGCAGACCAACCGCGTGGACGAGCTGCGCCGTGCCGTAGGGGCCTGA
- the coaBC gene encoding bifunctional phosphopantothenoylcysteine decarboxylase/phosphopantothenate--cysteine ligase CoaBC — translation MKIVLGVGAGIAAYKSALLLRLFTEAGHTVRVIPTAASLNFVGAATWEALSGQPATSEIFDAVDEVQHVRVGQEADLVVIAPATADLLARIASGRADDLLTTTILATRAPVLLAPAMHTEMWENAATRANVATLRSRGITVLDPAVGRLTGVDTGPGRLPEPAVIRDAALAAAGAAAGEGDDGAAGGEWAGRRVVVTLGGTREPLDPVRYLGNRSSGKQGLAFARALTALGADVRVIAGSVEVELDQAIPTRRIATALELEAALAEEAPHADAVIMAAAVADFRPARVEGTKIKKRGETGAPVIELVRNPDIIAGLAERFPRGTGPKLVAFAAETGDSQGSPEDYAAAKLERKGVDAICLNDVAEGRAFGQDENRIVVLTADGGRFEAQGSKDEVARRVLEALGEALMAGSPEGEAVGLDWPV, via the coding sequence ATGAAGATTGTCCTCGGCGTCGGGGCCGGCATCGCCGCCTACAAGTCTGCTCTTCTCCTCCGCCTCTTCACGGAGGCCGGCCACACGGTGCGGGTCATCCCCACGGCCGCGTCCCTCAACTTCGTCGGGGCGGCCACGTGGGAGGCCCTGAGCGGCCAGCCTGCCACGAGCGAGATCTTCGACGCCGTGGACGAGGTGCAGCACGTCCGGGTCGGCCAGGAGGCGGACCTCGTCGTCATCGCACCTGCCACGGCGGATCTCCTCGCGCGAATCGCGAGCGGGCGCGCGGACGACCTTCTGACGACGACGATCCTCGCCACCCGGGCCCCCGTCCTCCTGGCTCCGGCCATGCACACGGAGATGTGGGAGAACGCGGCCACGCGCGCCAACGTCGCCACGCTCCGCAGCCGCGGCATCACTGTCCTCGACCCGGCCGTCGGCCGCCTGACCGGCGTTGACACCGGCCCCGGCCGCCTCCCCGAGCCAGCGGTCATCCGGGACGCGGCGCTCGCCGCCGCGGGCGCTGCTGCTGGAGAGGGCGACGACGGGGCCGCGGGGGGCGAGTGGGCCGGCAGGCGCGTCGTCGTGACCCTGGGCGGAACCCGCGAGCCGCTGGACCCCGTCCGCTACCTGGGCAACCGCTCCTCCGGGAAGCAGGGACTCGCGTTTGCGCGGGCGCTCACAGCGCTGGGCGCGGACGTCAGGGTCATCGCGGGGAGCGTCGAGGTGGAGCTGGACCAGGCCATCCCGACCCGGCGGATCGCGACCGCCCTGGAGCTCGAGGCTGCCCTGGCCGAGGAGGCGCCCCACGCGGACGCGGTCATCATGGCCGCCGCCGTCGCCGACTTCCGCCCCGCGCGCGTCGAGGGCACCAAGATCAAGAAGCGCGGCGAGACGGGTGCGCCGGTCATCGAGCTCGTGCGGAACCCGGACATCATCGCGGGGCTCGCCGAGCGCTTCCCGCGCGGCACGGGCCCCAAGCTCGTCGCGTTCGCGGCCGAGACGGGGGACAGCCAGGGAAGCCCCGAGGACTACGCGGCCGCGAAGCTCGAGCGCAAGGGCGTGGACGCGATCTGCCTCAACGACGTCGCCGAGGGCCGCGCGTTCGGCCAGGACGAGAACCGGATTGTCGTGCTCACCGCGGACGGCGGGCGATTCGAGGCGCAGGGCAGCAAGGACGAGGTCGCGCGGCGTGTGCTCGAGGCGCTCGGGGAGGCCCTCATGGCCGGATCGCCCGAGGGTGAGGCAGTCGGACTAGACTGGCCTGTGTGA
- the pyrF gene encoding orotidine-5'-phosphate decarboxylase produces MSYRDRLEAAIAARGRLCVGIDPSASLLEAWGLNDDVDGLRSFSRRVVDELGGEAAVFKPQVSFFERFGSAGFAVLEETIAALRSAGALVLADAKRGDIGSTMAGYAEAWFGEGSPLEVDALTVSPYLGFESLRPALDMARERGKGLYVLGLTSNPEGASVQHVGGDASVAKSIIDAAAAESLTGGHVGLVIGATTAAAAAELGIDLSAVKGSFLTPGLGAQGATVADIKRSFGQDYSKVLAPSSRDILKHGDRPGGMLERYKEVSAELAE; encoded by the coding sequence GTGAGCTACCGGGATCGGCTTGAGGCCGCCATCGCTGCGCGCGGGCGCCTGTGCGTCGGGATCGATCCGAGCGCCTCGCTCCTTGAGGCCTGGGGATTGAACGACGACGTCGACGGTCTGCGCTCGTTCTCGCGCCGCGTGGTGGACGAGCTCGGGGGAGAGGCTGCGGTGTTCAAGCCGCAGGTCTCCTTCTTCGAGCGGTTCGGCTCCGCCGGGTTCGCGGTCCTCGAGGAGACGATCGCTGCGCTCCGCTCGGCGGGGGCGCTCGTCCTCGCTGACGCCAAGCGCGGTGACATCGGCTCCACCATGGCCGGGTACGCCGAGGCGTGGTTCGGCGAGGGCTCGCCGCTCGAGGTGGACGCGCTCACCGTGTCCCCGTACCTCGGCTTCGAGTCCCTGAGGCCCGCGCTCGACATGGCGCGGGAGCGCGGGAAGGGCCTGTATGTCCTGGGCCTGACCTCCAACCCCGAGGGCGCGAGTGTCCAGCACGTCGGCGGGGACGCCTCCGTGGCCAAGTCGATCATCGACGCGGCCGCTGCGGAAAGCCTCACCGGCGGACACGTCGGCCTCGTCATCGGGGCGACGACGGCGGCCGCGGCGGCTGAGCTCGGCATCGATCTCTCGGCCGTGAAGGGCTCGTTCCTCACGCCGGGGCTCGGCGCCCAGGGCGCCACGGTGGCCGACATCAAGCGGTCCTTCGGCCAGGACTACTCGAAGGTCCTGGCGCCGAGCAGCCGGGACATCCTCAAGCACGGCGACCGCCCCGGCGGCATGCTGGAACGCTACAAGGAGGTCTCAGCAGAGCTCGCCGAGTAG
- the rpoZ gene encoding DNA-directed RNA polymerase subunit omega: protein MSTPADGIIYPPIDDLLDIADSKYGLVIQGARRARQINAYYAQLHEGLFEYVGPLVETQLNEKPLSIAFRELNEGMLDVKPLGAEQE, encoded by the coding sequence GTGAGCACTCCCGCAGACGGCATCATCTACCCGCCGATCGATGACCTCCTGGACATCGCCGACAGCAAGTACGGCCTCGTCATCCAGGGTGCCCGCCGCGCACGCCAGATCAACGCGTACTACGCTCAGCTCCACGAGGGCCTCTTCGAGTACGTCGGCCCGCTCGTTGAGACCCAGCTCAACGAGAAGCCCCTCTCGATCGCCTTCCGCGAGCTCAACGAGGGCATGCTCGACGTCAAGCCGCTTGGCGCCGAGCAGGAGTAG
- a CDS encoding PH-like domain-containing protein, with amino-acid sequence MGTEILALLIGLVAVAAVCAAITAGFLRRRRAASAPGLTDVPADGPGDTFAVLEGEYVSTSAEARPLERMPQANLGFKSVGSLAACERGIVVSRRGERDVLIPAADIEDVGRSAGVVGKFVEAGGLVTIAWTLGGERVLTGFRARYADQTQPFVETASDFYQTTQSHAGTATGSAPARGES; translated from the coding sequence ATGGGGACGGAGATCCTCGCGCTCCTCATCGGGCTCGTGGCCGTGGCAGCCGTGTGCGCGGCAATCACGGCGGGCTTCCTCCGCCGCCGCCGCGCGGCCTCCGCGCCGGGCCTGACGGATGTCCCCGCGGACGGACCCGGCGACACCTTCGCCGTCCTGGAGGGCGAGTACGTGTCCACGAGCGCCGAGGCCCGCCCGCTCGAGCGCATGCCCCAGGCGAACCTCGGCTTCAAGAGCGTGGGCAGCCTCGCCGCGTGCGAGCGGGGCATCGTGGTCTCCCGCCGTGGCGAGAGGGACGTGCTCATCCCGGCCGCAGACATCGAGGACGTGGGCCGCTCGGCCGGCGTGGTCGGCAAGTTCGTCGAGGCCGGCGGGCTCGTGACCATCGCCTGGACGCTCGGCGGCGAACGCGTCCTCACGGGCTTCCGCGCCCGCTACGCAGACCAGACTCAGCCGTTCGTCGAGACGGCCAGCGACTTCTACCAGACCACCCAGAGCCATGCGGGGACCGCCACCGGCTCCGCCCCTGCACGAGGAGAATCATGA
- the carB gene encoding carbamoyl-phosphate synthase large subunit: MPKRQDLTSVLVIGSGPIVIGQAAEFDYSGTQALRVLKEEGLRVILVNSNPATIMTDPELADATYLEPITPEVVAKIVEKERPDAILPTLGGQTALNTAIALDKDGTLEKFGVELIGANIAAIELGEDREKFKGVVERSGAESARSEIVHTLEEAYAAAERLNYPVVVRPSFTMGGLGSGMAYNRDDLTRIAGAGIQYSPTSEVLLEESILGWKEYELEMMRDKNDNVVVVCSIENVDPVGVHTGDSITVAPALTLTDREYQRLRDIAIKVIREVGVDTGGCNIQFAIDPATGRVVVIEMNPRVSRSSALASKATGFAIAKIATKLSLGYTLDEIPNDITQKTPASFEPTLDYVVVKVPRFAFEKFPAADDTLTTTMKSVGEAMAIGRNFTEALQKALRSLEQKGAELSFEKVGQDEARQLAQDASRPTTGRLQQVVTALASGLSLEELFETTKIDPWFLDQFILLTEIADELRGASELSEDLLRRAKRHGFSDAQIGSLTNTPEAVVRGVRQALGVRPVFKTVDTCAAEFPAFTPYHYSAYDAEDEIAEHQGESIIILGSGPNRIGQGIEFDYSCVHATMALRDAGYETVMVNCNPETVSTDYDISTRLYFEPLTLEDVLEVIEAERRTGGVKGVYVQLGGQTPLKLASELQAAGVPILGTSPDAIDLAEHRGAFARVLDEGGLIAPKNGTAFSFEEAKKIADEIGYPVLVRPSYVLGGRGMEIVYDEPNLARYIENATEITPDHPVLIDRFLEDAVEIDVDAIFDGEELYIGGIMEHIEEAGIHSGDSSCVLPPITLGSDVVARVAEATEKIARGVGVRGLINIQFALASDVLYVLEANPRASRTVPFVSKATGVQLAKAAALIGVGETVASLREKGFLLKHTDGAALPAGAPVSVKEAVMPFSRFRTPEGTVVDSLLGPEMRSTGEVMGIDKFFDTAFAKSQAAASNALPKSGRIFVSVANRDKRSVIMPVRRLVDLGFEIVSTGGTADVLRRNGVETTVVAKVADHGGTSVVDLINDGQVGMVVNTPSGGAARTDGYNIRAAATSYGVPVITTTAELGAAVQAIEAQRTFEWSVKSLQEHAATLAAATEKARQAAGEGVQA, translated from the coding sequence ATGCCGAAGCGCCAGGATCTCACCTCCGTCCTCGTCATCGGCTCTGGGCCGATCGTCATCGGACAGGCCGCAGAGTTCGACTACTCGGGCACGCAGGCCCTCCGCGTCCTCAAGGAGGAGGGCCTCAGGGTCATCCTCGTCAACTCCAACCCGGCCACGATCATGACGGACCCGGAGCTCGCCGACGCCACGTACCTCGAGCCCATCACCCCAGAGGTCGTCGCGAAGATCGTCGAGAAGGAGCGCCCCGACGCGATCCTCCCGACCCTCGGCGGCCAGACCGCGCTCAACACGGCCATCGCCCTGGACAAGGACGGCACCCTCGAGAAGTTCGGCGTTGAGCTCATCGGCGCCAACATCGCCGCGATCGAGCTCGGCGAGGACCGCGAGAAGTTCAAGGGCGTCGTCGAGCGCTCGGGCGCGGAGTCCGCCCGCAGCGAGATCGTCCACACACTCGAGGAAGCGTATGCCGCGGCGGAGCGCCTCAACTACCCCGTCGTCGTGCGCCCCTCCTTCACCATGGGCGGACTCGGCTCCGGCATGGCGTACAACCGCGACGACCTGACCCGCATTGCGGGCGCAGGCATCCAGTACAGCCCCACGAGCGAGGTCCTTCTTGAGGAGTCCATCCTCGGCTGGAAGGAATACGAGCTCGAGATGATGCGGGACAAGAACGACAACGTCGTTGTCGTCTGCTCCATCGAGAACGTGGACCCCGTGGGCGTCCACACGGGCGACTCGATCACCGTGGCGCCGGCCCTCACCCTCACGGACCGCGAGTACCAGCGGCTCCGCGACATCGCCATCAAGGTCATCCGCGAGGTCGGTGTCGACACGGGCGGCTGCAACATCCAGTTCGCGATCGACCCCGCCACCGGCCGCGTCGTCGTCATTGAGATGAACCCGCGCGTGTCGCGGTCCTCGGCGCTCGCCTCGAAGGCCACGGGTTTCGCCATCGCGAAGATCGCGACGAAGCTCTCCCTCGGGTACACGCTTGACGAGATCCCCAACGACATCACGCAGAAGACGCCCGCGAGCTTCGAGCCGACGCTCGACTACGTCGTCGTCAAGGTCCCGCGCTTCGCGTTCGAGAAGTTCCCGGCCGCCGACGACACGCTGACGACGACGATGAAGTCCGTGGGCGAGGCGATGGCGATCGGCCGCAACTTCACCGAGGCCCTGCAGAAGGCCCTGCGCTCGCTCGAGCAGAAAGGCGCGGAGCTCAGCTTCGAGAAGGTCGGCCAGGACGAGGCGCGCCAGCTCGCGCAGGACGCGAGCCGCCCCACGACCGGGCGCCTCCAGCAGGTCGTCACGGCGCTCGCCTCGGGCCTCAGCCTGGAGGAGCTCTTCGAGACGACGAAGATCGACCCGTGGTTCCTCGATCAGTTCATCCTCCTCACGGAGATCGCCGACGAGCTGCGCGGCGCGAGCGAGCTGTCCGAGGATCTGCTGCGCCGCGCCAAGCGCCACGGCTTCTCCGACGCGCAGATCGGCAGCCTGACGAACACGCCGGAGGCCGTGGTGCGAGGCGTCCGCCAGGCGCTGGGCGTCCGCCCCGTCTTCAAGACCGTCGACACATGCGCCGCCGAGTTCCCGGCCTTCACGCCGTACCACTACAGCGCCTACGACGCCGAGGACGAGATCGCCGAGCACCAGGGCGAGTCGATCATCATCCTCGGCTCCGGGCCCAACCGGATCGGCCAGGGCATCGAGTTCGACTACTCCTGCGTCCACGCCACCATGGCGCTGCGCGACGCCGGGTACGAGACGGTCATGGTCAACTGCAACCCCGAGACGGTCTCCACGGACTACGACATCTCCACCCGCCTGTACTTCGAGCCCCTGACCCTCGAGGATGTCCTCGAGGTCATCGAGGCCGAGCGGCGCACGGGCGGCGTCAAGGGCGTGTATGTCCAGCTCGGCGGGCAGACCCCGCTCAAGCTCGCGAGCGAGCTCCAGGCCGCGGGCGTGCCGATCCTCGGCACGAGCCCAGACGCCATCGACCTCGCCGAGCACCGCGGCGCCTTTGCCCGCGTCCTCGACGAGGGCGGTCTCATCGCCCCGAAGAACGGCACGGCGTTCTCCTTCGAGGAGGCCAAGAAGATCGCGGACGAGATCGGCTACCCGGTCCTCGTGCGCCCCTCGTACGTCCTCGGCGGCCGCGGCATGGAGATCGTCTACGACGAGCCGAACCTGGCCCGCTACATCGAGAACGCCACGGAGATCACCCCGGATCACCCGGTGCTCATCGACCGCTTCCTCGAGGATGCGGTGGAGATCGACGTCGACGCGATCTTCGACGGCGAGGAGCTGTACATCGGCGGCATCATGGAGCACATCGAGGAGGCCGGCATCCACTCCGGCGACTCCTCCTGCGTTCTGCCCCCGATCACCCTCGGGTCCGACGTCGTGGCCCGCGTGGCCGAGGCGACGGAGAAGATCGCCCGCGGCGTCGGCGTGCGCGGCCTGATCAACATCCAGTTCGCGCTCGCCTCGGACGTCCTCTACGTGCTGGAGGCCAACCCGCGCGCGTCCCGCACGGTCCCGTTCGTCTCCAAGGCCACGGGCGTGCAGCTCGCCAAGGCCGCCGCGCTCATCGGCGTGGGGGAGACCGTGGCCTCGCTGCGCGAGAAGGGCTTCCTCCTCAAGCACACGGACGGCGCCGCGCTGCCCGCCGGCGCGCCCGTCTCCGTCAAGGAGGCCGTCATGCCGTTCAGCCGCTTCCGCACCCCCGAGGGCACGGTCGTGGACTCGCTCCTCGGCCCGGAGATGCGCTCCACCGGCGAGGTCATGGGCATCGACAAGTTCTTCGACACGGCGTTCGCGAAGTCCCAGGCCGCCGCGAGCAACGCGCTGCCGAAGAGCGGCCGGATCTTCGTCTCCGTGGCGAACCGGGACAAGCGGTCCGTCATCATGCCGGTGCGCCGCCTGGTGGACCTCGGCTTCGAGATCGTGTCCACGGGCGGCACGGCGGATGTTCTGCGCCGCAACGGCGTTGAGACCACCGTCGTCGCGAAGGTCGCCGACCACGGCGGCACGAGCGTCGTCGACCTCATCAACGACGGCCAGGTCGGGATGGTCGTCAACACGCCGTCCGGCGGCGCGGCCCGCACGGACGGCTACAACATCCGCGCCGCCGCCACGTCCTACGGCGTGCCGGTGATCACGACGACGGCCGAGCTCGGCGCCGCCGTCCAGGCCATCGAGGCGCAGCGCACGTTCGAGTGGAGCGTCAAGAGCCTTCAGGAGCACGCGGCGACCCTCGCCGCGGCCACGGAGAAGGCGCGCCAGGCCGCGGGCGAGGGGGTTCAGGCGTGA